A genomic region of Candidatus Methanoperedens sp. contains the following coding sequences:
- a CDS encoding CoA-binding protein, producing MLSSIFEPASIAVVGASNNEAKWGGRIFKNILSGFKGAVYPVNPKEKEVQGVVSYPSVLDIPDKVEMVVIAIPAQFVLSVAEECGKKGVKGLIVVSAGFSETGNAGADLEQKLVSIVEKYRMRMIGPNTLGIVNEPVSLNASVIGRLPNKGPISFITQSGTLGLAIAEWTIDMGLGLCKIISTGNKANVDDIDLLEYLNNDQSTGVIAMYAEGIKRGRKFLEAARCIKKPIIAIKTGRSERGARAVFSHTGSIAGSDEIYSAAFRQAGILRVDTIDEVFDAALAFSCQPLPKGNNVAIISNGGGASIVATDACEKLGINIADLTEETREKIKNAIPEFASSSNPIDTAGTSSYQVYLDVIQAVLLDPNVDAVIVIYVHTLMSNAIPPAEAVVEMKGKNKKPIIACWMGGKGAEEGIDLLKSGCLPNYSVPERAVKALAALIRHREFLETVKTRGGAHE from the coding sequence ATGCTCTCTTCGATATTCGAGCCGGCTTCCATAGCTGTTGTTGGAGCTTCGAACAATGAGGCAAAGTGGGGAGGGCGGATATTTAAAAACATATTGAGCGGCTTTAAGGGAGCAGTATATCCTGTGAATCCCAAAGAAAAGGAAGTGCAGGGTGTGGTTTCGTATCCTTCTGTACTGGATATTCCTGATAAAGTGGAGATGGTAGTGATAGCAATACCTGCTCAATTTGTTCTTTCTGTGGCTGAAGAGTGCGGGAAAAAGGGCGTAAAGGGGCTTATAGTGGTAAGCGCAGGATTCAGCGAGACCGGGAATGCAGGTGCAGATCTTGAGCAAAAGCTGGTATCCATAGTGGAAAAATACAGGATGCGCATGATCGGCCCGAACACCCTTGGTATTGTCAATGAACCCGTGAGCCTGAATGCCAGCGTTATAGGGAGGCTTCCAAACAAAGGCCCGATATCGTTCATCACGCAGAGTGGTACTCTTGGTCTTGCTATTGCTGAGTGGACTATCGATATGGGGCTTGGACTCTGTAAAATAATCAGTACGGGGAACAAGGCAAATGTCGACGACATTGACCTGTTAGAGTACTTAAATAACGACCAATCGACCGGGGTTATAGCGATGTATGCTGAAGGGATAAAGCGCGGAAGGAAGTTTCTGGAAGCTGCCCGCTGCATAAAAAAACCCATAATCGCAATAAAAACAGGCAGGTCAGAAAGAGGCGCCAGGGCTGTATTTTCTCATACAGGCTCGATAGCAGGCTCGGATGAGATTTACTCAGCCGCATTTCGGCAGGCTGGAATACTGCGTGTTGATACCATAGATGAGGTTTTCGATGCCGCGCTTGCATTCTCATGCCAGCCGCTTCCGAAGGGAAATAATGTCGCAATCATTTCAAACGGCGGGGGAGCATCCATTGTGGCAACCGATGCGTGTGAGAAGCTCGGCATCAATATCGCCGACCTGACCGAAGAAACAAGGGAGAAAATAAAAAATGCCATTCCCGAATTCGCATCCAGTTCGAACCCGATAGATACCGCAGGTACGTCTTCTTATCAGGTTTATCTTGATGTGATACAGGCAGTTCTTCTTGATCCCAATGTGGATGCAGTCATTGTCATCTACGTGCATACCCTCATGTCAAACGCGATACCGCCTGCCGAGGCTGTGGTGGAGATGAAAGGCAAAAACAAGAAGCCGATAATTGCGTGCTGGATGGGGGGAAAAGGGGCAGAAGAAGGAATAGAT
- a CDS encoding Glu/Leu/Phe/Val dehydrogenase, translated as MEITEKIFEFADEIGPEKIVHIYEPRTKLKAIVVVDNVAAGPAIGGVRMAPDVTTTEVRRLARAMTYKNVMAGLPHGGGKSGIIADPKTVNKEHIIRTFARAIKSLEEYIPGPDMGTDEASMAYIYDEIARAVGLPRELGGIPLDEIGATGYGVAECTDVAKDYINLDLNGARLTIEGFGNVGKPAARYLAGKGVILVGASDSKGTIYNPKGLKIEELIRIKDTTGSVMNYKDGEVLKTSDLLMISTDIFVPAARPDVITEANSDVLDAKLVIEGANIPITENAEKMLHDRGILVIPDFVANAGGVITASVEYHGGTETQAFERIKSTIPRNTKEILDKVYSEKTYPRDAALGIAKQRVLRAMKYREWM; from the coding sequence ATGGAAATTACAGAAAAAATTTTCGAATTTGCAGATGAAATCGGTCCTGAAAAGATTGTACATATATATGAGCCGAGAACGAAATTGAAAGCCATCGTCGTTGTTGATAACGTGGCTGCAGGTCCCGCTATCGGAGGGGTGCGAATGGCGCCTGACGTGACCACGACCGAGGTTCGAAGGCTCGCCCGCGCCATGACTTATAAAAACGTTATGGCAGGTTTGCCTCACGGCGGAGGGAAATCAGGGATTATAGCCGACCCAAAAACAGTAAACAAGGAACATATAATCAGAACCTTTGCCAGGGCAATAAAAAGCCTTGAGGAATACATCCCCGGACCCGATATGGGCACTGACGAAGCCAGCATGGCATATATCTATGACGAGATTGCGCGCGCAGTCGGGCTCCCCAGAGAGCTTGGCGGGATACCGCTTGACGAAATCGGCGCAACAGGATACGGCGTGGCTGAATGTACCGATGTGGCAAAAGACTATATCAATCTTGACCTGAACGGGGCACGCCTCACTATTGAAGGGTTCGGGAATGTGGGAAAACCTGCAGCGCGTTATCTTGCCGGGAAAGGGGTGATACTGGTCGGGGCGAGCGATTCAAAAGGAACGATTTACAACCCTAAAGGATTAAAGATCGAGGAATTGATACGAATAAAAGACACCACAGGCTCGGTGATGAATTATAAAGACGGCGAAGTTTTGAAAACCTCTGACCTGCTGATGATAAGCACTGATATTTTCGTTCCTGCAGCGCGTCCCGATGTGATTACTGAAGCCAACTCAGACGTACTGGATGCAAAACTGGTAATCGAAGGGGCAAATATCCCTATCACCGAAAATGCCGAGAAGATGCTCCATGACAGGGGAATCCTTGTTATTCCTGATTTTGTGGCTAACGCAGGCGGGGTGATAACAGCGTCAGTTGAGTACCACGGCGGAACCGAGACGCAGGCATTTGAACGCATTAAAAGCACCATTCCAAGGAATACGAAAGAGATTCTTGATAAAGTGTACAGCGAGAAAACATATCCCAGGGATGCTGCTCTGGGCATCGCAAAGCAAAGAGTACTGCGAGCCATGAAATACAGGGAATGGATGTAG
- a CDS encoding radical SAM protein: MKKVRASMGTLGVLGLELIEMDTPPTTAYLQIYTEKRCSANCLFCAQASGSSAELTRIARGMYMPAELELVVRRLKMAYERGYLARACIQTALYDNWWQDTVYLIRRLREESPIPISLSVFPLSNARYEELQKMGVNELTIPLDACTPGLFERIKGKGAGGPYSWDTHMEGIRRAARIFEKVGTHLMLGLGESDEDAVRIISELWKNNVNPALFSYTYIPGAQHIILEKNQDGIIKHYRTVQLARHLIVQGMASFSDMRFENGILCDFGVKSDLLLSVIEEGEAFQTSGCPDCNRPMANENFSKIYNFPRKLNDEEIEGIKKDLGLKPQS; this comes from the coding sequence ATGAAAAAAGTAAGGGCTTCCATGGGAACCCTGGGAGTTCTCGGGCTTGAACTTATAGAGATGGATACCCCTCCCACGACTGCCTATCTTCAGATTTACACCGAAAAACGCTGCTCTGCAAACTGCCTTTTCTGCGCACAGGCATCGGGCTCGAGCGCTGAGCTAACCCGTATCGCAAGGGGCATGTATATGCCTGCCGAGCTTGAGCTGGTTGTCAGGCGGCTTAAGATGGCTTACGAGCGGGGTTATCTTGCCCGCGCCTGCATACAGACTGCGCTTTATGATAACTGGTGGCAGGATACAGTATATTTAATCAGAAGGCTCCGTGAAGAAAGTCCAATCCCGATTTCGCTTTCGGTTTTCCCGCTGAGTAACGCGCGGTATGAAGAATTACAAAAAATGGGCGTGAATGAGCTTACGATACCGCTTGATGCCTGCACCCCCGGGTTATTTGAAAGAATAAAAGGAAAAGGCGCCGGCGGACCGTATTCCTGGGATACGCATATGGAGGGGATAAGAAGGGCAGCCCGCATATTTGAAAAAGTTGGGACGCATCTAATGCTCGGTCTCGGGGAGAGCGATGAGGATGCTGTCAGGATTATTTCGGAATTATGGAAGAATAATGTAAATCCGGCGCTTTTTTCATATACATATATTCCGGGAGCGCAGCACATTATCCTGGAAAAAAATCAGGACGGAATAATCAAACACTACCGTACTGTGCAGCTTGCGCGGCACTTGATTGTGCAGGGGATGGCATCTTTTTCTGATATGCGATTCGAAAATGGTATTCTTTGCGATTTTGGGGTGAAAAGCGACCTGCTCCTTTCGGTTATTGAGGAAGGAGAGGCTTTCCAGACCTCAGGATGCCCTGACTGCAACCGCCCGATGGCAAACGAAAACTTTTCAAAAATATACAACTTCCCACGAAAACTGAATGATGAAGAAATAGAAGGTATCAAGAAAGATCTGGGATTAAAACCACAATCTTAA
- a CDS encoding metallophosphoesterase family protein translates to MLIGLIADVHSNAVALKEVLSVFDGLGVEKILHAGDIVGYNPYPDETIGLFRKNRITSILGNHDRALISGDTSGFNPYAAAALEWTRNAISPDNVDYILGLKNIESIVEDAKRIVMAHGSPYDIDEYVYPDDALPDFLHAVEGDVLVLGHTHIQFKKEYPEGIIVNPGSVGQPRDGNPDAGFAVLDTSSGKVELKRVSYDIEKVIEDMLAANLPEKLAFRLRVGR, encoded by the coding sequence ATGTTAATCGGTCTGATTGCAGATGTTCATTCCAATGCGGTTGCATTAAAAGAGGTGCTTTCAGTTTTCGATGGGCTGGGCGTTGAGAAAATATTGCATGCAGGCGACATTGTTGGTTATAACCCATATCCGGATGAGACAATTGGATTGTTCAGAAAGAACAGGATAACTTCCATCCTTGGAAACCATGACAGGGCTTTGATTTCAGGAGATACTTCCGGATTCAACCCATACGCTGCGGCTGCTCTTGAGTGGACAAGAAATGCCATATCTCCTGATAATGTGGATTATATTCTGGGACTTAAAAATATCGAATCAATCGTCGAAGATGCAAAAAGGATAGTGATGGCTCACGGAAGCCCTTACGATATTGACGAGTATGTTTATCCAGATGATGCATTGCCAGATTTTCTCCATGCGGTAGAAGGTGATGTTCTGGTTCTGGGTCATACACATATACAGTTCAAGAAAGAATATCCTGAAGGCATTATCGTTAATCCGGGTTCGGTTGGTCAGCCCAGGGACGGGAACCCTGATGCGGGATTCGCAGTTCTTGATACATCCTCCGGGAAAGTCGAACTCAAAAGAGTAAGTTATGATATCGAAAAAGTAATTGAAGATATGCTTGCGGCAAATCTCCCGGAAAAATTAGCCTTCAGGCTGAGAGTCGGGCGCTAA
- a CDS encoding 4Fe-4S binding protein — MAVKKYEAVVTIEIDEDKCNGAGECVQVCPTNVFEITEGKSHATRVEDCIECCACVDACPTKAIKHSSC; from the coding sequence ATGGCAGTAAAGAAATACGAAGCAGTAGTGACCATCGAAATAGATGAAGACAAATGCAACGGAGCAGGGGAGTGCGTCCAGGTCTGCCCTACCAATGTTTTTGAGATAACAGAGGGAAAATCACACGCCACCCGCGTGGAGGACTGCATCGAATGCTGCGCGTGCGTGGATGCATGCCCGACAAAAGCAATCAAACACAGCTCGTGTTAG